The following coding sequences lie in one Planctomycetota bacterium genomic window:
- the gatB gene encoding Asp-tRNA(Asn)/Glu-tRNA(Gln) amidotransferase subunit GatB — MTEAAPYTTVIGLEVHVQLATQTKLFCGCSTQFGAPPNTQTCPVCAGFPGTLPVMNRRAFDLSLRTALALNCQIAPFTKWDRKQYYYPDLPKGYQISQYDLPFSSEGWLRISDPKGKVEPKRIGIIRAHLEEDAGKSMHDEQAGTADSRIDLNRTGTPLLEIVSKPDMRSPAEAKAFLTELKLLLTYLGVSDCNMQEGSLRVDANVNLHISGDDGQTIATPIVEIKNMNSFRAVERALTYEAERLYEVWQEKHEKLGDVPKQTRGWDDVANVTRGQRHKEESSDYRYFPDPDLVPVTVSEVQLSAVRDALGELPAALRERLETTYGISPYDSDVLVNQGVKLVEYYLTLAEQSGDGKMASNWIQQDVLRTINEQGLSIETFPVKALTLAELLGKIRAGELDTTRGREVLADMVTNGRSVTDAMRELGIVQVDESALIALCEELVAASPKLVADVKAGKMQAAGAFVGAAKKKNPNVNPGRIRELCLEIIAKLP, encoded by the coding sequence ATGACCGAAGCTGCTCCTTACACGACCGTGATTGGGCTGGAAGTCCACGTGCAACTGGCCACCCAGACAAAGCTGTTCTGCGGCTGTAGCACCCAGTTCGGCGCGCCGCCGAACACGCAAACTTGCCCGGTCTGCGCCGGCTTTCCCGGCACGCTGCCCGTGATGAATCGCCGGGCGTTCGACCTGTCGCTGCGGACGGCCTTGGCGCTGAACTGTCAGATTGCGCCGTTCACCAAGTGGGACCGCAAGCAGTATTACTACCCCGACCTGCCCAAGGGGTATCAGATCAGCCAGTACGATCTGCCGTTCAGCAGCGAAGGCTGGTTGCGGATCAGCGACCCCAAAGGGAAAGTCGAGCCCAAGCGGATCGGCATCATTCGCGCCCACCTTGAAGAAGACGCCGGCAAGAGCATGCACGACGAGCAGGCCGGCACGGCCGACAGCCGCATCGACCTGAACCGGACGGGCACGCCCTTGTTGGAGATCGTCTCGAAGCCGGACATGCGCTCGCCGGCCGAGGCCAAGGCGTTCCTCACCGAGTTGAAGCTGTTGCTCACCTATCTGGGCGTGTCGGACTGCAATATGCAGGAAGGAAGCCTGCGGGTTGACGCCAACGTCAACCTGCACATTTCCGGCGATGACGGCCAGACGATCGCCACGCCAATCGTTGAAATCAAGAACATGAACAGCTTTCGCGCGGTCGAGCGGGCGCTGACCTACGAAGCCGAGCGCTTGTACGAAGTGTGGCAAGAGAAGCACGAGAAGCTCGGCGACGTGCCGAAGCAGACCCGGGGTTGGGACGATGTGGCCAACGTCACGCGCGGCCAGCGTCACAAGGAAGAATCGAGCGACTACCGCTACTTCCCCGACCCGGACCTGGTGCCGGTGACGGTCAGCGAGGTGCAACTTTCGGCGGTGCGCGACGCGCTGGGCGAGTTGCCCGCGGCGCTGCGCGAACGGCTCGAGACGACGTACGGCATCTCCCCCTATGACAGCGACGTGCTGGTGAACCAAGGGGTGAAGCTGGTCGAGTATTACCTGACGCTGGCCGAGCAGAGTGGCGACGGCAAGATGGCCAGCAACTGGATCCAGCAAGACGTGTTGCGGACGATCAACGAGCAGGGACTGTCGATCGAGACGTTCCCGGTCAAGGCGTTGACGCTGGCCGAATTGCTCGGCAAGATTCGGGCCGGCGAACTCGACACGACGCGCGGGCGCGAAGTGCTGGCCGACATGGTCACCAACGGCCGCTCGGTGACCGACGCCATGCGCGAGCTGGGCATCGTCCAGGTCGACGAATCGGCCTTGATCGCCTTGTGCGAGGAGTTGGTGGCGGCGAGCCCCAAGCTGGTGGCCGACGTTAAAGCCGGCAAGATGCAGGCCGCCGGTGCGTTCGTCGGTGCGGCCAAGAAGAAGAACCCGAACGTCAATCCCGGGCGCATTCGCGAGCTGTGCTTGGAAATCATCGCCAAGCTGCCGTAG
- a CDS encoding PA0069 family radical SAM protein has translation MSAEPSRFKGRGSQLNPANRFERVRVEADWEHIEGDEETLAEIDRPRPEYLIDQSQSIVTENDSPDIPFRYGVNPYRGCAHGCAYCYARPYHEYLGMNAGLDFETKILIKPDAAALLRKFLARPAWVPEPITFSGVTDCYQPAERKFRLTRGCLEVCHEARQPLGIITKNALVTRDLDLLAPMAALRLVHVAISVTTLDPELARVMEPRTSAPAARLRTVRELTAAGVPTMVMVAPIIPGLNDSEVPAILKAVAEAGALTAAYTVLRLPLTVRPVFLEWLERTRPDSRPRIEALIRASRHGKLNESEFGQRLRGSGPIGEQISQLFKAFRQKHGLTKKLPEYDCTQFLRPEIDDGQRRLF, from the coding sequence ATGAGCGCGGAACCATCTCGATTCAAGGGACGCGGCTCGCAGCTCAACCCGGCCAATCGGTTCGAGCGGGTCCGCGTCGAAGCCGACTGGGAGCACATCGAGGGGGACGAAGAAACGCTGGCCGAGATCGACCGGCCGCGGCCGGAATACTTGATTGATCAGTCGCAATCGATCGTCACCGAGAACGACAGCCCCGATATTCCCTTCCGCTATGGCGTGAATCCTTACCGAGGTTGCGCCCACGGGTGTGCCTATTGTTATGCCAGGCCATATCACGAATACCTGGGGATGAACGCGGGGCTCGATTTCGAGACCAAGATTCTGATCAAGCCCGACGCGGCGGCGCTGCTGCGCAAGTTCCTCGCCCGGCCGGCCTGGGTGCCGGAGCCGATTACTTTCTCGGGCGTGACCGATTGCTACCAGCCGGCCGAGCGGAAGTTCCGCCTCACGCGCGGCTGTCTGGAAGTCTGTCACGAGGCGCGACAGCCGCTGGGGATCATCACCAAGAATGCCCTAGTGACGCGCGACCTGGACTTGTTGGCGCCGATGGCGGCGCTGCGGCTGGTCCATGTGGCGATCAGCGTCACGACGCTCGACCCTGAGCTAGCCCGGGTGATGGAGCCGCGCACCAGCGCGCCGGCGGCTAGGTTACGCACGGTACGCGAGCTGACCGCGGCGGGCGTGCCGACGATGGTAATGGTCGCGCCGATCATTCCCGGGCTGAATGACAGCGAAGTGCCCGCCATTCTGAAAGCAGTGGCCGAGGCTGGCGCCTTGACCGCGGCCTACACGGTGCTGCGGCTGCCGTTGACCGTGCGGCCGGTGTTCTTGGAATGGCTGGAGCGCACGCGTCCCGACAGCCGGCCAAGGATCGAAGCACTGATCCGCGCCAGCCGTCACGGCAAGCTGAACGAATCGGAGTTCGGGCAACGCCTGCGCGGCAGCGGTCCAATTGGCGAGCAGATTTCACAACTGTTCAAGGCGTTTCGCCAAAAGCACGGGCTGACGAAAAAGCTCCCCGAGTACGACTGCACGCAATTCCTCCGCCCCGAGATCGACGACGGCCAACGGCGATTGTTTTGA
- a CDS encoding VOC family protein has protein sequence MSVKAIPAGYETITPYLVVDNAAAAIDFYKRAFGATEKLRLNGPNGCVGHAELKIGQSNVMLADESPQMGARSPKSIGGSPVGLLLYVEDVDAAYNQAIAAGAKVERPVQDMFYGDRSGCLVDPFGHKWSLSTHIEDVAPDELKRRMDKLFAEMCKEQKK, from the coding sequence ATGTCGGTCAAAGCCATTCCCGCGGGTTACGAAACCATCACCCCCTATTTGGTCGTCGACAATGCCGCTGCGGCAATCGATTTTTACAAGCGCGCGTTCGGCGCGACGGAAAAGCTGCGCCTGAACGGGCCCAACGGCTGTGTTGGGCACGCCGAGTTGAAGATTGGTCAATCGAACGTGATGCTTGCCGACGAATCGCCCCAGATGGGCGCCCGCTCGCCCAAGTCGATCGGCGGCTCGCCGGTCGGGCTGTTGCTGTACGTCGAGGACGTTGACGCGGCCTATAACCAGGCGATCGCCGCCGGCGCCAAGGTGGAACGCCCGGTGCAAGACATGTTCTACGGCGACCGGAGCGGCTGCCTCGTCGACCCATTCGGCCACAAGTGGTCCCTGTCGACCCACATCGAGGATGTAGCGCCCGACGAGTTGAAGCGCCGGATGGACAAGTTGTTTGCCGAAATGTGCAAAGAGCAGAAGAAGTAA
- a CDS encoding DUF1080 domain-containing protein: protein MRSAAIILAMLLVSATFAADKSGWQSLFDGRSLNGWEGDEKSFRIQDGAIVGGSLAARVPRNEFLCADGEYDDFELRLKFKLVGEGCNAGIQIRSRRIPNHHEMIGYQADLGQKYWGCLYDESRRKKILAEPNREELEKVLERDDWNEYTIRAQGRRIQLWINGYQTVDYTEADESLEQDGLIAVQIHGGPPSEAWYKDIKLRHLTPDEK from the coding sequence ATGCGCAGTGCCGCAATTATCCTGGCCATGCTTCTCGTCAGCGCGACATTTGCCGCCGACAAGTCGGGCTGGCAGAGCCTGTTCGATGGCCGTTCGCTCAACGGCTGGGAAGGTGACGAGAAGTCGTTCCGCATTCAGGACGGTGCAATCGTCGGCGGCTCGCTGGCGGCGCGCGTGCCGCGCAACGAGTTCCTCTGTGCCGACGGAGAGTACGACGACTTTGAACTGCGGCTGAAGTTCAAGCTGGTCGGCGAGGGCTGCAACGCCGGCATTCAAATCCGCAGCCGGCGGATTCCCAATCATCATGAAATGATCGGCTACCAGGCCGACCTGGGGCAGAAGTATTGGGGCTGTTTGTACGACGAATCTCGCCGCAAGAAGATCCTGGCCGAGCCGAACCGCGAGGAGCTGGAAAAGGTGTTGGAACGCGATGACTGGAACGAATACACGATTCGCGCCCAGGGACGCCGGATTCAGTTGTGGATCAACGGCTATCAAACCGTTGACTACACCGAGGCGGACGAGAGCTTGGAACAAGACGGGCTGATCGCCGTGCAAATCCACGGCGGCCCGCCGAGCGAAGCCTGGTACAAGGACATCAAACTCCGCCACCTGACACCGGACGAGAAGTAG
- a CDS encoding FAD-dependent oxidoreductase encodes MAIDTPARLAVLGAGPVGIEAALYARYLGYDVDVYERGQVGAHLRLAPNLRRFVPWVQCMTTLGCAALSAQEESWSRPALTECPTNGEFLERYLAPLAHSDLIVDGLREQCEVVAVGRQSLFKGEHPDEPVRIGDSFRLLVRDSSGVERLAAADAVIDCTGVDGTHRWLGTGGVPALGERAAASFSFIHYGALDPSEAQSARSAGRRVLVIGAGLAAAASVVSLSGSTPRPQITWLTRRELAPNETPVAEIADDPFPARQALARRANQLAAAGDGVRHVPGVTVSAIELLGAAGPMLVHLIGAREEAIEVDQIVAGVGGRPDYSWISELHVTCSMTSEVPAAMDRLLAAMAAGESTEGLAGAESLLTTEPDYYVLGAKNFGRRTGFTLPVGHAQVRDLFKLIGDRQGLDLYATMPKLTD; translated from the coding sequence ATGGCGATCGACACACCGGCGCGCCTGGCCGTGCTGGGAGCGGGCCCTGTCGGCATCGAGGCGGCGCTCTACGCGCGCTACCTGGGCTACGACGTCGATGTGTACGAGCGCGGCCAAGTGGGCGCTCATCTACGCCTCGCACCGAACCTGCGCCGGTTCGTGCCTTGGGTTCAGTGCATGACGACGCTAGGCTGCGCCGCCTTGAGCGCGCAGGAAGAAAGCTGGTCGCGGCCGGCGCTGACTGAATGTCCCACGAACGGCGAGTTCCTCGAGCGGTATCTCGCGCCGCTGGCCCACTCGGACCTGATTGTCGACGGGCTGCGCGAGCAATGCGAGGTCGTGGCCGTCGGGCGTCAGTCGCTGTTCAAAGGGGAACATCCCGACGAGCCGGTCAGGATCGGCGACTCGTTCCGGTTGCTGGTCCGCGACTCCTCGGGCGTCGAACGACTGGCCGCGGCCGACGCCGTGATCGACTGCACGGGCGTCGATGGAACCCACCGCTGGCTCGGCACGGGAGGCGTTCCGGCCCTGGGCGAGCGGGCCGCCGCTTCGTTTTCGTTCATTCATTACGGAGCGCTCGACCCGAGCGAGGCCCAATCGGCCCGCTCTGCCGGCCGTCGCGTGCTGGTGATCGGCGCCGGGCTTGCCGCCGCCGCGTCGGTGGTTTCGCTCAGTGGCTCGACGCCTCGTCCACAGATCACGTGGCTCACGCGGCGCGAGTTGGCCCCGAATGAAACACCGGTCGCCGAGATTGCCGACGATCCGTTTCCGGCCCGGCAAGCGCTGGCTCGGCGGGCGAATCAACTGGCGGCGGCTGGCGACGGCGTGCGCCATGTGCCGGGTGTGACGGTGTCGGCCATCGAGTTGCTCGGCGCGGCGGGGCCGATGCTGGTCCACCTGATTGGCGCGCGGGAAGAAGCGATCGAAGTTGACCAAATCGTGGCTGGCGTCGGTGGGCGTCCCGATTATTCTTGGATCAGCGAACTGCACGTGACGTGCTCGATGACCAGTGAAGTCCCGGCGGCGATGGACCGGCTGCTGGCCGCGATGGCCGCCGGCGAGTCGACCGAGGGCCTGGCCGGCGCGGAATCGCTGCTGACAACCGAACCGGACTATTACGTGCTGGGGGCCAAGAACTTCGGCCGCCGAACGGGCTTTACCTTGCCCGTGGGGCACGCCCAGGTGCGCGACCTGTTCAAGCTGATTGGCGATCGCCAGGGGCTGGACTTGTACGCCACGATGCCGAAACTGACGGACTGA
- the thiO gene encoding glycine oxidase ThiO, which yields MTDCLIVGAGVMGLSLAYELAGRGLSVRVLERGQPGSEASWAGAGILPPATDGPGASPYDRLTALSLRLHRQWADELRQATAVDTGYRRCGALYVAGDKAAAASLRQQCETWRAQDIRCQPLDRAELASLEPSLEEATLAVRVPDECQLRNPRHLRALAVACHQRGVMIDAGNEVTGVIAMDGRVTGLRTSAGTLTAGHYCLTTGAWAQQSLPMVRPRTSLRPIRGQMVLLNAPEATLRHIVNDGPRYLVPRGDGRILVGSTEEDVGFDKRNTARAVAELLAFASRWSPMLADATVERCWAGLRPFTEDGLPMLGRVPRLSNLYLAAGHFRSGLTQSPGTALLISQLILGEAPALDLHPFRVGEES from the coding sequence ATGACCGATTGCTTGATCGTTGGCGCTGGGGTGATGGGGCTTTCGCTGGCCTATGAGTTGGCCGGGCGCGGGCTCTCGGTGCGCGTGCTCGAACGGGGGCAGCCCGGCTCTGAGGCCAGTTGGGCCGGGGCGGGCATCTTGCCCCCGGCGACCGACGGCCCCGGGGCCAGTCCTTACGACCGGCTGACAGCCCTATCGCTGCGGCTACACCGCCAGTGGGCCGACGAGCTGCGCCAGGCGACGGCTGTCGACACCGGCTATCGCCGCTGTGGGGCGCTCTATGTCGCCGGCGACAAGGCCGCGGCCGCCAGCTTGCGCCAACAGTGCGAAACCTGGCGGGCTCAAGACATCCGCTGCCAGCCGCTCGATCGGGCTGAACTGGCCAGCCTTGAGCCATCGCTGGAGGAAGCCACGCTGGCCGTCCGAGTGCCCGATGAGTGCCAGTTGCGCAATCCGCGCCACCTGCGAGCCCTGGCCGTCGCCTGTCACCAGCGCGGCGTGATGATCGACGCGGGCAACGAAGTGACCGGCGTAATCGCCATGGACGGGCGCGTGACCGGGCTACGCACCTCGGCCGGCACGCTGACGGCCGGACACTATTGTTTAACCACGGGGGCCTGGGCACAGCAGTCGTTGCCAATGGTCCGTCCGCGCACGTCGTTGCGGCCGATCCGCGGCCAGATGGTGCTGCTGAACGCGCCCGAGGCGACGCTGCGGCACATCGTCAACGACGGGCCGCGTTATCTGGTGCCGCGCGGCGATGGGCGGATTCTGGTCGGCTCGACCGAAGAGGACGTGGGCTTCGACAAGCGCAACACCGCCCGCGCCGTCGCCGAGTTGCTGGCCTTCGCCTCGCGCTGGTCGCCAATGCTGGCCGACGCGACGGTCGAACGATGTTGGGCCGGGCTGCGACCCTTTACCGAAGACGGCTTGCCCATGCTGGGGCGCGTGCCGCGATTGTCGAACTTGTACCTCGCGGCGGGGCACTTCCGCAGCGGCCTGACGCAGTCGCCCGGCACGGCCCTGCTGATCAGCCAGTTGATCCTTGGTGAAGCGCCGGCGCTCGACTTGCACCCCTTCCGCGTCGGCGAGGAGTCGTAG
- a CDS encoding glutaredoxin family protein, with amino-acid sequence MHSDRPVEALLFTRAGCHLCDQAKATLEQAGLRVSEVDVDQAPELVRRFGNCVPVVVIDGRPRFRGHVDPVLLRRILRARA; translated from the coding sequence ATGCATTCTGATCGACCTGTCGAAGCCCTACTCTTTACCCGGGCCGGCTGCCATTTGTGCGACCAGGCCAAAGCGACCCTCGAACAGGCCGGGTTGCGGGTTTCCGAAGTCGACGTCGACCAGGCGCCGGAGTTGGTCCGGCGGTTCGGCAACTGTGTCCCGGTCGTGGTCATCGACGGGCGGCCACGCTTTCGCGGCCACGTCGATCCGGTGCTGCTGCGTCGCATTTTGCGAGCGCGTGCCTAG
- a CDS encoding serine/threonine protein kinase, with protein sequence MTSITGNKLVELIRASGLLENAALDKLLAEFQAQHPESSEGDSAQLATFLIEREAITRWQADRLLEGRHKGFVLGNYKLLRHLGSGGMSAVYLAEHRHMHRLRAIKVLPKNRIDDSSYLERFYLEARAAAALDHPNIVRAYDVDSAGTTHFLVMEFVEGRDLQQTVKQDGPLPYPLAAEYIRQAAEGLAHAHEQGLVHRDIKPANLLVDIKGVVKVLDMGLAKFTDDKHASLTVAHDENVLGTADYLAPEQAINSHNVDSRADIYSLGCTMYFLLTGHPPFPEGTLAQRLLKHQTVEPPSITVERPDAPKDLMAICTRMMSKKADARFQTAREISDTLKRWLSGAPKNQRPGGGNALAPRRGADPNDSGIGTRSPSMQDTKPNLTQPTIKGSGGSGLGSDVTLQKSNDGGSSGIASKGAAKKLIKARALDDDVTSGSGPLLPPQSGSAAAAKPGAAKPTAVSPMIAPVVPAAMPQGGFSIQTTGDANVRARVGKGRKQSSNMTVIAIVSVGLLVLLAVLAYIKFMR encoded by the coding sequence ATGACCAGCATCACGGGTAATAAACTCGTCGAGTTGATTCGAGCAAGTGGACTGCTCGAAAACGCAGCGCTCGACAAGCTGCTTGCCGAGTTCCAGGCGCAGCATCCCGAGTCGAGCGAAGGGGACAGCGCTCAGTTGGCCACCTTTCTGATCGAGCGCGAAGCCATTACGCGCTGGCAAGCCGACCGGTTGCTCGAAGGGCGTCACAAAGGTTTCGTGCTGGGCAATTACAAACTGCTCCGCCATCTGGGCAGCGGCGGCATGAGCGCCGTCTATCTGGCCGAGCATCGGCACATGCACCGCTTGCGCGCGATCAAGGTGCTGCCCAAGAATCGTATCGACGACTCATCGTACCTCGAGCGGTTCTACCTCGAAGCCCGCGCGGCCGCGGCGCTTGACCACCCGAACATCGTGCGCGCTTACGACGTCGACTCGGCCGGCACGACGCACTTTCTGGTGATGGAATTCGTCGAAGGGCGCGACCTGCAACAGACCGTCAAGCAAGACGGCCCGCTGCCATACCCATTGGCGGCCGAATACATTCGCCAAGCGGCCGAAGGGCTGGCCCACGCGCACGAACAAGGGCTCGTGCATCGCGACATCAAGCCGGCCAATTTGCTGGTCGATATCAAGGGCGTCGTGAAAGTGCTGGACATGGGTCTGGCCAAATTCACCGACGACAAGCACGCTTCGCTGACCGTGGCGCACGATGAAAACGTACTGGGCACCGCGGATTACCTGGCTCCGGAACAAGCGATCAACAGCCACAACGTCGACTCGCGGGCTGACATTTACAGCCTGGGTTGCACGATGTATTTCCTGTTGACCGGGCATCCGCCGTTCCCCGAGGGAACACTGGCCCAGCGGCTGCTCAAGCATCAGACCGTCGAACCGCCGTCCATCACGGTCGAACGGCCCGACGCGCCAAAAGACCTGATGGCGATCTGCACGCGGATGATGTCTAAGAAGGCGGACGCCCGCTTTCAGACGGCCCGCGAGATTTCCGATACGCTCAAGCGCTGGCTGTCCGGTGCGCCGAAGAATCAGCGGCCGGGGGGTGGCAACGCCTTGGCCCCGCGCCGTGGGGCCGACCCCAACGACAGCGGCATCGGCACGCGCTCTCCCTCGATGCAAGACACCAAGCCGAACCTGACCCAGCCGACGATCAAGGGCTCGGGGGGCTCGGGGCTGGGGAGCGATGTCACCCTGCAAAAGTCGAACGATGGGGGCTCGTCGGGCATCGCCTCGAAGGGCGCGGCCAAAAAGCTCATCAAGGCTCGGGCCTTGGACGATGACGTGACCAGCGGCTCGGGGCCGCTGTTGCCCCCTCAGTCTGGTTCCGCTGCGGCGGCAAAGCCTGGGGCCGCCAAGCCGACGGCTGTTTCGCCGATGATTGCCCCCGTAGTACCGGCGGCCATGCCCCAAGGGGGCTTCTCGATCCAGACGACCGGCGACGCGAATGTTCGCGCCCGGGTGGGCAAGGGTCGTAAGCAGTCGAGCAATATGACGGTGATCGCCATCGTCTCGGTCGGGCTGCTGGTGTTGTTGGCCGTGCTGGCCTACATCAAGTTCATGCGCTAA
- a CDS encoding HD-GYP domain-containing protein, translating to MLRVAVRDIHPGMILARPIPLPNEPRRYLLQRDVEVPLDLVPRLMQLGVTEIWVRHRDLEFLEAVIDESLDHQQREVYVAVRKNFENFMHGAACEVDVQHFESSIGGLFDYLRGSSCGNMLLQKLDAYDNYLMSHSTNVCYLSLLLGMKLERYLIDERSTRSPHEAKDLRQLGLGCLLHDVGKMRIPAEILNKPAKLTPDEMAVMQQHTTIGFQMVRGRVAPAAAQVVLNHHQRFDGRGYPVRVDARTNETLPPLRGKQIPIFSRIATVADVYDAATSKRIYSDAKPSIQVLHEMRTWCQGAFDPVVEQAFAEIIPPFPIGKVVRLNNGNEAAVIDFNPRSPVRPKVQGLRDSQGNPFQYPELEEIDLALYPEIRIDEIDGVDVRKYVAAFEAEPVPAAML from the coding sequence ATGCTGCGCGTTGCGGTTCGTGACATCCACCCGGGAATGATCTTGGCGCGGCCGATCCCGCTGCCCAACGAGCCGCGCCGCTATCTGTTGCAGCGCGACGTCGAAGTGCCACTGGACCTGGTGCCGCGACTGATGCAGTTGGGCGTGACCGAAATCTGGGTCCGCCACCGCGACCTGGAATTCCTCGAAGCGGTGATCGACGAAAGCCTCGATCATCAGCAGCGCGAGGTCTACGTCGCCGTCCGCAAGAACTTCGAGAACTTCATGCACGGCGCCGCCTGCGAGGTGGACGTCCAGCATTTTGAATCGTCGATTGGCGGGTTGTTCGACTATTTGCGCGGCAGCAGTTGTGGCAACATGCTGCTGCAAAAGCTCGACGCCTACGACAACTACCTGATGAGCCATTCGACCAATGTTTGCTACTTGTCGCTGCTGTTGGGAATGAAGCTCGAGCGCTACCTGATCGACGAGCGTTCAACCCGCTCGCCGCACGAAGCCAAGGACTTGCGCCAGCTCGGCCTGGGCTGCTTGCTGCACGATGTGGGCAAGATGCGCATTCCGGCCGAAATCCTCAACAAGCCCGCCAAGCTCACGCCGGATGAAATGGCGGTGATGCAGCAGCACACGACGATCGGCTTTCAGATGGTCCGTGGCCGCGTGGCGCCGGCGGCGGCCCAGGTAGTGCTGAACCATCATCAACGCTTCGACGGTCGCGGCTACCCGGTTCGCGTCGACGCGCGGACCAATGAAACCCTGCCGCCGCTGCGCGGCAAGCAGATTCCCATCTTCTCGCGCATCGCCACCGTGGCCGACGTGTACGACGCCGCCACCAGCAAACGCATCTACTCGGACGCCAAGCCGAGCATTCAGGTGCTGCACGAGATGCGGACCTGGTGCCAAGGGGCTTTTGACCCCGTGGTCGAGCAGGCGTTCGCCGAGATCATCCCGCCGTTCCCCATCGGCAAGGTCGTGCGGCTGAACAACGGCAACGAAGCCGCGGTCATCGACTTCAACCCGCGCAGTCCGGTGCGGCCCAAGGTGCAAGGCCTGCGTGACTCGCAGGGCAATCCGTTCCAGTATCCGGAACTGGAAGAGATCGACCTGGCGCTGTATCCGGAAATCCGGATCGACGAGATCGACGGCGTCGATGTTCGCAAGTACGTGGCGGCCTTCGAAGCCGAACCCGTCCCCGCCGCGATGCTCTAG
- a CDS encoding aminotransferase class I/II-fold pyridoxal phosphate-dependent enzyme, which translates to MTSRSKPTAGEPVAKGGQSTLAVHAGEARQKPGNAITDAIFCTSTYTFPNTQSVIDFIEQKQEREEYGRYGNPSEKVVERKLAALEGGETALLFASGMSAIVGLLMAKLNSGDEVIFFDECYHRSREFCSKHLSRFGVVTRQVPMGDYDAMEAAITPKTKLLVSESPTNPHLSVVDLERFVAVGRRRNVETLIDATLGTPYNIRPLAAGIDYVLHSATKYLGGHNDLLAGCIIGSAEKLEPIRKLRGILGAVNSPHNIYLLERGLKTFELRMQRHNQNGLAVAEYLAEHPRIERVYYPGLPTHKYYEEARRTMRGYGGLITFTVKDADWRQTADVVDALRIPRIGPSLGGVESLVEQPLVMSYFELPVEERQRYGIPDNMIRMSCGIEDTDDLLADLAQALERR; encoded by the coding sequence ATGACCAGCCGTTCCAAGCCCACCGCCGGCGAACCCGTCGCCAAGGGTGGCCAGTCCACGCTTGCCGTCCACGCCGGCGAGGCCCGCCAAAAGCCGGGCAACGCCATCACCGACGCCATCTTCTGCACCTCGACCTACACGTTTCCGAACACGCAATCGGTCATCGACTTCATCGAGCAGAAGCAGGAGCGCGAAGAATACGGCCGCTATGGCAATCCCAGCGAAAAGGTCGTCGAGCGCAAGCTGGCCGCCCTCGAAGGGGGCGAAACCGCGCTGTTGTTCGCCAGCGGCATGTCCGCCATCGTCGGCTTGCTGATGGCCAAGTTGAACTCAGGCGACGAGGTGATCTTCTTCGACGAGTGTTACCACCGCAGCCGCGAGTTCTGCTCGAAGCATCTGTCGCGGTTCGGCGTCGTCACCCGGCAAGTGCCGATGGGGGATTACGACGCCATGGAAGCGGCCATCACCCCCAAGACCAAGTTGCTGGTCAGCGAGTCGCCCACCAATCCGCACCTGAGCGTGGTCGACCTCGAACGCTTCGTCGCCGTCGGTCGCCGGCGGAACGTCGAAACTCTGATCGACGCCACGCTGGGGACGCCCTATAACATTCGCCCGCTGGCCGCCGGCATTGACTATGTGCTCCACTCGGCGACCAAGTATCTGGGCGGGCACAACGACCTGCTGGCCGGGTGCATTATCGGTTCGGCCGAAAAGCTCGAACCGATCCGCAAGCTGCGCGGCATTCTGGGGGCGGTCAACTCGCCGCACAATATTTACCTGCTCGAGCGCGGGCTCAAGACGTTCGAGCTGCGCATGCAGCGGCACAACCAGAACGGTCTGGCGGTGGCCGAGTATCTGGCCGAGCACCCGCGGATCGAGCGGGTCTATTACCCAGGCTTGCCGACCCACAAGTATTACGAAGAAGCCCGCCGCACCATGCGCGGCTATGGCGGCCTGATCACGTTCACGGTCAAGGACGCCGATTGGCGACAGACGGCCGATGTGGTCGACGCCCTGCGCATTCCGCGGATCGGTCCCAGCCTGGGCGGGGTCGAATCGCTCGTCGAACAGCCGCTGGTGATGAGCTATTTCGAGCTGCCGGTCGAAGAACGCCAGCGCTACGGTATACCCGACAATATGATTCGCATGTCGTGCGGC